Within the Pan troglodytes isolate AG18354 chromosome 2, NHGRI_mPanTro3-v2.0_pri, whole genome shotgun sequence genome, the region GCCCCTAGCCCAGTGTTTCACAGACTCTAACGCCTACCACATCTATCTGGCTAGACTTTGGCCAAGAAGAAAAGGCTGTTGGGTATTTCCCTTCTCTTCTGGTGGGGGGTTGGAGGACGGTCCCCCAGGCCCAGTATCTCCCAGCATCTCTCAGCATTGCCTTCCACATATCCTCTGTTTGTTCTTGGGACAGAGCCGAGTCATTGCTGTGGATAAGGGGGAAGCTGCTATCTCTCTGACCCATGAGAATGCTCAGAGGTAGGTGGGGGAGTTGCACTTTGGGGCCTAATCTTGACTCCTTTTCAGGTTTCAAACTCACCAATGTCTGATTTCTACTCCCAAGAAGGAGGAAGCAGTGGGGTAGCCTGGCATGGGTCCCACGGGGTTCTGAATGGGTAGTGGGCAGTGAGTATCTTGCCAGTCCAAGAAGGGTTGACTACAAGACCTCATTCTTGTAGTGAAGGGTAGGGGTCTGCCCCTGTGCCTACCCCTTTCTCCCTATCTGTGTAGGCTTCGGTTGCAGGACAGGATTTGGATCATCCACCTCGACATGACCTCAGGTACCCTCCCCTGCATGTTCCTTGAGATAGGGAGACTAGATGCAGGTGCTGCTGGGTGGATGAGGCACTCCGTGGAGATGGAGGGAGAGCTCCCCCAACagccacacagccacacacaacacacacacatacacgtgtgtgtgtgcacgtttgTGGCAGCTCAAACAAAGCCTTGGCTGAGGACAGACAAGTTGCTTTTGCCTCCTAGGCTGACCTGACCCATAAGGGACCAGCCACAGAGAACTTCCGAATTCCTCATAACCAATGAGTTAAGGGCTTGCTTGTTGGCAACAGATAAGCAAAAGCTTAAAATAATGCCTTCAGGACCAAAATACTTGAGTGACCCTTTCCCCCTGCCTGGCAGGGGAAGTGGTCCAGGCACTGCACAGCTCAGCCATAGCCTTTACAGTGTCTCCAGGCCTCCAACTCCAGTTCTGGCTCCATTGCCTTACCCGTGGGATCCTTGAGCCTCAGTGCCCCCTCCATGGAATGTGATATACTTGGTGTAGCACCTGGCACAGGGTGAAACCAGTAGTCAGAGGCATCAGGAATTGGCTGATGAGGCCAGGCCTACCCTCCATGTACTCTCAGTCCATGTTGGCTATAAGGCTAGTGGAGCTACAGAAGAGAAAGGCTCTTTTCTGCCTAGGCAATCAGGGAGGACGCCCTGGAAGTGGCACTTGAACAGAGTCTTGCATAATAAGGAGGATTTTTGGCAAGGACACTCTATGCCTTGAAATGAAGGGCTGCCATGTTAAAGCATGCACATTCCCCACCAGGCTGCCAGCTGGGGACCCTGGGCACTAATTTGCAGGTCTGGCTTATCAGATCCAGAGGCAGGCCCAAGGTGTGGCATGGTGAGagggacatggtggcaggtggagCTATCATCCTTTACCTCCCAATGGGTTAGTCCCTACTGTGTGTCCTCTTCTTTGACGACAGAAAGGAGCTGGACACACCTGCCCTGGGGCCCCGTGGACCTGATTGTCAGCAACCCTCCCTACGTCTTCCACCAGGACATGGAGCAGCTGGCCCCTGAGATCCGCAGGTGCTAAGCAGGGTGGGCCAGGGAGGCCAGGCCTGAAAAGGCCTAATGGGATTAGTCTGCCCTCGAGGACCACACCATCTGGAGGGACAGGGGAGTTGGTGCTGAAATGGGCAGTGGTGTTAAGTTGACGCACTCGAGAGCCCACAGTCCTACCTAGATTCAGCTTCTACCTTCCTACTTCCTTACTTCCTACTAAAACTACTGGACAGCCACcgaacctctctgggcctgtttcctgCCTCTAGAAAAAGAGAGGTAGTGCTCTGCAGGGCCATGGGAGGACTCAGTGACGACTTGGAAGCATCAAACACAGTGGAGGGCTCATACGGGGTGCTCAGTAGATGGGCACATCATTTTATAGaatactgaggcccagagagggaaggtGTCTTGTCTGTGGTCGCATGGGGGCTCAGTGGGAAAGCCGGGACTAAAAGCTGGCCCCAGGCTAGCTTTGTGCCAGGCCATCCTGCTGTTACACAGGGGCTGAGAACCAGGGGCAGCCCAGGAGTCCTGGATGGGGCAGCAGTCATGTTGGATGGGGTTCGGGTGTTGGCTCTCCCTTTCTGGGCTCTCAGGAGTGGTCAGGGCTAGCCCCAGATCTCCCAGACCAAGAAGAGGAGCAGCCTTGTGGGGAGACACTCATGCCCTGACATGAGTCAGTGCATCAAGAGAGGCCATCAGCCAGTGGGATTCAGCAAGCATGCCTGGCGCTGCCTGGTAGGGTGCTGCCcatgggaggaagagaagaggagctGCCACCCATTTGGGGCCCTCCTTCTCTGGGTCCTCAGAATTGCCCTTCAGCCCAGAGTGTAAGTTCCACAGGGCCCCATTCATGGAGGCCTTGCCCATGCCCTCCATGCATTTCAGATACCCCTTTCTCAGGCTGTCACCTCCCACTGCTTTGCCTTTCAGCTATGAAGACCCCGCGGCCCTGGATGGTGGGGAGGAGGGCATGGACATCATTACCCACATTCTGGCCTTGGCACCCCGGCTCCTGAAAGACTCTGGGTATGAATGGGATGGGTCTCCTAGGTCTGTCCCCAGCAGGCTCCTCTGCTCCTAATGTGTACTGGGCAGGCCCTGGCAGAGGTCAGCACAGGACCCTCACCTCGCCAGCCCAAGCAGCCCAGAAGGGCAGGCGCCAGACCTGTCGTGCTGAGCCCACCCATTTCTCCCCCATGTAGTAGTATCTTCTTAGAAGTGGACCCAAGGCACCCGGAGCTTGTCAGCAGCTGGCTTCAGAGCCGGCCTGACCTGTACCTTAATCTTGTGGCTGTGCGCAGGGACTTCTGTGGGAGGTAAGATCCTAGCCCCCTTTAGCCCTGTAGCATGCTGGTCTTTCCACTGGGGCCATCCTCAGCCCTGGCTGTCAGGAGAGTGTGCTGTTCCCACTCCCTGTTCATTCCCTGAGGCCCAGGCGGTAACCAGCCCCTGTCCCTGTCTCCTCAGGCCCCGGTTCCTGCATATCCGGAGGTCTGGGCCATAGCATGGCTGCCCTGTGGATGCCTTGTCAGTGCTGCCAGCCTGACCAGAGGGAGGTGGATGGCACTTTCCAGAGCCCAGGTTCTTATGGCATTTCCCAAGGTTCTGTGATTTCCCCATGCTCTGCATTTCTAGGATATTTCTAGGACACCTGGATTGGCTCCATCACATCAGAGTGGCTGAGGGCAGTTGCTCTGTGTTGGTGAAATTGCTGTGGGGGTATTGGGGGATATGGCCAGTAAAGTATTGAGAGACTAACAAATGGTGACCTAATGTTTTGTCCATGACTTGCAGGTCCCCTGACCCCCTTACTCCCAGGTAGCACTGGGGCAAGGGTTTCCTTCTGCCCCAGCAGGGCTGGCCGTCAGTCCCCTGCTTGGTAGTGGTGTGGGGGTGCAGTGTGGAGGAAGGCACGTGAGTCCTCACTCCTGGCATTGGATACCATGGGTCCTGGCATAGAGCAGCTCACTCCCAGGGATTGATTAGTCCTCCACTGCCCTGGGTGCATGCGTACACAATTCCCTGGCCAAGCCTGGCTCGAGCACAGGAAGCTCATCTGCGTTTGGCTCAAGGATGACTGCCTGCTTTCTGGAGGGGAGGGTCTGGAGGTCTTTGCTGCACAATTCCTGGGTCGCACATCCACGTTCATTTAACTGAAGGCTTGAGCCAGTGAGGGGTGTTTCCTTTTTATCCCCATAGCTTTTAGCTAAAACATCCCTCCCGAGTTGACCCCCTGGGGTTTCAAATAACCCATGTGTCCCTGGTTGGGGCTGGGGAGAGTGAGAAGCTGAGATACTGGGCATAGGGTTGTGGCCTCCACCACAGCTCTGGTCTGTGCAGACTCATGGCCACCAGGAGGCCTGCAGATCCAGCCTTCCTGTCAACAGCGACAGGAAATCTCTAGGTTGGTGAGTGCTGGTGATGTGAGCCTGCATCAGGGTGGGTCCTAAGGAACATGGCAAACCAGGCTGGCTCATTCCACTAGACTGCCCCCTGCCACCCTGACACTTCCCAGGGCCTGGCAGTATGGTCTGATGGGCAGTATGGTCCAATAGGCAGCATCGTCTGCTGCAGCTGGGATTGCTGAGTTCCAGGGCTGTGTCCTGCAGTGGGACCTTGGGCAGCTCCTTTCCCTGTGAGAAGCTGGCTCTTCTGAGTCCAAGGCCAACGCCAACTGGCAACCTCTTTACTCTTAGTCAAGTGGAATGTGCATGCTGGCGTCTGAATGTCCATTCTCCAGGCACGGAGAGCAAGAGAAGGTAtggactgcctgaggtcacatgACAGTGACCAAGTGGAGACAGTAAGTTAGATCCCTCCCTTTGGGAAGCCTATATTGCTGGAGTCATACCCAGCCTAAGTGTTGCCCTGCACTATGGCTGGAGGACACATTTGGTAGAGGTCACACTGCAGCTCCCAGTGCCCCAGTGTCCTgccctgtgcccagccccagctgcATGGACCCTGAGCTACCCCTGGCTTCCTTTAAGGAGGCTGCTCCAGAAGGAACCCGGGTGGGGAGGGCGAAGGGGGTGCACAACCAGGGCAAGGCTCCCCACTTCCTTAGTCCCCCATGCTCACAGACCTTTGCCTGCTAAGGTCCTCACCAGTATTgccctttctgtctttctccttGTGCCCTTTGGCTCTTGCTGTCTTCAGCAGCATCTCAGGGTAGCTGCCCTGACCTCGGAGCAGTCTGTCGCCCCCCTACACCTCAGCCAGTCCTGGCTTCCCTGATGGTCTctccctcctggcctcaggccCATTCCTGAGGAAGGGCCTTGGCGAGCTTGTGGATGTTGCACCAGAAGAGAGTGCAGTGTTGGAGAGTGACACTGTCGGGGCAGCTGGGGCCACAAGCAGGAGCCGGCCTCGGGCACAACTTTCTGCCCAGAAAAATGTGCAGCTTGACTCTGCTGAGGAAAAGGTCCAAGCCAAGAGGACTGGCAGGCGGGGCCTCAAGCCTGCAGCCACCTGCTTGATTGGGCCCTGGACATTGAGCCCAGATGTTGGAGCCACACCAGCCTGGATTTCAATCCCAGAATCTGCCCCTCACCAggatgtgaccttgggcagatgaCTTCACCTCACTCAGCCTTGGCTTCTAAGGCTGATAAATGGGACTTAATGCTTTATTTTATAGGATGCATGTGAGGAGCCCATGGAATGTGCCTGGCTTGGCACGTTGTGGCATTTTTCCTTGCCTTCCTCGGAGGGCAGACACAGGGAGGAAGGACCCAGTGCCCTCAGGCGTCCATCTGATGCTTGGGACCAACATAAGGCAGGCAGGGATACAAGGCAGTCTGGAAAGAAGGGAAGGCAGGAGTTTCAGTCTTGGGCTCTTGACTCCTCACTGTTGTCTAGAGATGGAGCCAGCAGGCTGGTAGCCTGGCAGCCCACATCTCCCCTCAGCCTCTCCTCACTATGGCCCCAGTGCCTGGAGGCCCAGGCCAGGGCAGCCAGTGGCTCCAGCTCAGGGAAAGCCAGGCCCACCTGCCCTATCCCCTCCCTTGCTCCTGAGGCCAAAGCCAGAGACTCGAACagcctccccaccaccaccagcataTGTCAAGGAGCACTTGCAGGCAGAATGGGAGGAGGACATGGAGCTGATGGAGTCCAGGCTGTGCAAGCCCCTGAGGTCTTGAGAGATGTGCCCACTGCCCATGCAGCCTCCTTCAGCCAGAGCCCAGAGCATAGACAGGAGTGTAGGAGTCCCTGTTTGATGTACTCTGGGAGAGTAATTCTATCTCCTCTTCTGatagttggggaaactgaggccttttCTCACAGTTGGATGCTTTTCCCAGTTGTCAGTGGGTTTCTCCATGGGTCTCATACAGCTGCCTTATTGAAATAGGCCCCGAACCCCCTAAATGCAAGAAATACTCTTTTTTGCTCCTTTACCCCCACCTGGACCCTGGGCTATTGGCTGCTCCCAATCCCTGCCCCAAACACTTAGCTGGCTCCCCATGACTTAAGTGTGTTCTCTTGTGTCCTATGGAATCCAGTTCTGAAGAGGTGGGGGAGGACAACTGTGGGAAAAGCCCTGGAGGCCCCTCCCAAAGCCCCATCAGTGCTCTGAGTAGGCTGCCATCAGAACAAAGGGCTCCACTGCTGACAAGGTTTGAGAACTGCTGGCTTGAGGTGAGAACCCCTTTAACCTCTGCGGGACAGCATGTCTTTCCCTATCCACCTtcgattcttttctcttttttttcttcattggctCCTTCTTAGTGGATTCTCTTCTCTACTGCCCTGGGCTTCAGCCTTTGTGCAGTACTCTCGATGCCCTGAACACACACCTTCCCTTTGCCCAGGAAGTGCAAACAATCCACTTCTTCAAGCTCCAACACAAATGCTGCCTCCTTTAGGATGCCTGCTCTGtgctctccctgcctcccctaGCCCATACCTCTGCTGGCACCTTCTGTACCATGCCTTCAGAAACCCTCTTATCCCCCTCATCTCTGGGGCCCCCTGTGGATCTGGCATACCCAAGTTCAGTAAATGTCTACCAGTAAGCTGATGGTACATGCATTTTCTAGAATAGAGCTAGGACTTCCCATGTGGCCCACATCTGACCTGGCGGCCCATGTATTCCGGTCATTAGGGATGGGAAGCCATGAGGACCTGGCCTTCTGCCCGACCCAGGCAGCAATTCAAGTTGAGCAATGGCCACTTCGAAGACTCAAGTGCACCTGATCCCTGCGCGACAGCCACACCAGGAGAACAGGCTGTCCTTGGCGGCAGTAGGAGCAGGCGCCAGGTTTCCTGGAGCTCTTGGCTTCAGCCAGCCCCCAGCCAGAGTCCTGGCTAGGACAGTGACCTGATCTCCTCCTCATGACCTTCTGCCCTGGACAAGCCCCCTGAACTGGATTTGGGACTGTCAAAGCAACTCTACCCCTGCTCTGGTAGGCTGAACAGTGACCCCCCAAAATGGCAGTGTCTTAATCACCTAAACCTTAACATGTGACTATATTACCTTCACATAGCAAaatggactttgcagatgtgattaaggatcttgagatggaagGAGTATCCTGGATTTTTCAGGTAAACTGAGTATAATCACAAGGGCCTCTGTAAAGGAGGCAGGAGTGTCAGAGTGACGGAAGAAAATGTATGTAACaatggaagcagaggtcagagtgaTGCAATTGCTGGAGAAAGAGCCATGAGACAGCCTCTTCTCCTCTGTGGCCTCAAGAAGAATGCAgtcctgccaataccttgattttaagCCCTGTGAAACTGATTTCAGATTGCTGACCTCCAGAACAGTAAGATCATAAATTTGTGTTTTCACATGTGTGAAAACACatgtgtgataatttgttacagcagccacggGAAACGAATATAGATTGTGGTGCCCAAATTAGAGTGCTGCTGTAACACACGCCTACTGATTGAAGTGGCTTTGGAATTGCAACGTGGAaatgggcagaggctggaagaatttTGAGAGTCATGATAAATTGCCTTAGCCACCTCTCTTCTGATAGGTGATGTGGCCAGGGGAACTCTTCCTCAACCTTCAGACCTAAACTGCCCAGGCCCCCCCTTTTTTTACTCATATTTGGAGAGAGGTGGCCCTTTCCCAAAGTGAGAAGACTGAAAGACTGACCAGCATGGGTCCCAGAAGGGAGTGGGTGAGGAATGGGACTGGGATGTGGGGAGAAAGTGCAAGGCTGGCCTCCATGGCCCATCTCCAGAGACTGGGTCCAGAGAGGACCTCAGAGACAGGGACCAAGCCTGTTCCTGCTCTCCTGTGGAGTTATGTGACTGGCCCAGGACCCCTTGGGTGTGTGAGGATGAGCAGGGGCCCTGTACTCTCTGGGTTGCAGGTACTGCATCTGTGAAATGAGCACAGCAGCCCCTGACTTTGAGCTAATGGGCCTGGCCCCTCCATGTAAGCCATAGGCCTGAGCAGAGCTGTGTCACCATTCTGTTCCTATGGTGGAGTGGGGCTATCCCTGGGGTTCTCAACCTCCTGGTTCCTAAAACTGAATTGGCCAACTGGTGCCCTCAGCCCTGTCCCTGTCCAAGCTGGGACTAGGACCTCCCTTTCCAGGGGTACTAAAGGACTCTGGAGACACCATCCCACCcagccaaggcttggggctccTGAAGCCAGTCCTAACCCAGGAGCCACATGGAGAGCTACTGGGAGGCCAGACATGGGCCTCATGCTGGGTTTCAGAGCTGAGAAGCTGGGGGACAGAGAGCATGGACACCTGGGTTCAAGGGTCAGCTTGGCCCCAAATCACCTGGATACGCTTTGGATGAAGCCTGGAGGGCCTGTTTATACTGGAAGGGGTGGATCATGGCAAGACTTATATTCAATCCCTGATCTTTTTTCCCAGAGAGGGATGGGGCTTACTTGAAGTAACACAGCACTTGACTCCTGACTCCCAGTATGATGCTCTCATCTCCTATTGCTTCCAAAGGCCTGGGGTTAGTTAATTAAGTTAATTAGGTGGTGCTCATATGGCTGTCCATGTAGCTACTAAACCCAGGGATTCTGGCCCATAAAGCCCTCTGGGCCAGGTTTATGGGCAGGTAAGAGTCACATTAGGCCAACTGTAGCCCTGGGTGTGCAGACAGATCTGAGTCCCATCTGAAGCTCTGGTAGCTGTGGGAGGAGAGCAGGATTTCCCCCGCTTGCAGAATGAGTGGGTGCCTTCCCCTCTGAGGTAACTGGCTGTACAGCCCCCAGCCTCTGCCCCCCAGGGCCCTCCTGAGGTGTCTGGAAGGACCTTTGGGATCTTTGGCCTCATAACCAGGAATCAGAAGCTTCAAATTCTAGAGGCCCCTTTTCTTCCAAAGACTACCTCTCACACATACAGCAGCCCTGCAGGAAAATGGTCAGGAAAGGCCAATTTTACAGCTCACAAAGTGGGAAAGGCAGGGAAGCCTACCTCAGCTTCACGGAAAGCCCTGAACTGGGCTGACCTCCACCTGCCCCAGCTATGCCTAAAGGGGGAGGGTGAGACAGCTTAGAGTAGCCATGCCCCGTGGTAGGCAGGCCTGGCTAAGTGGCCCCCTTCCCAGGGGCTGGGGTCTTCCCCAAACACTCTACCTCTCAGAGCAGAGGATGTCACCTTATTGCTCCCTCTTGTACTAGGTCTGCGGCCCTCTTCTGGGGCATGTGGCTGGGGAAATGGTGGGATCAGATATACCCTACTGAGCCCAGGGAGCAGATTGTTGGTGCCTGAAGCGCTCACAGAGATCCCTGtgctacagatgaggaaattgaggccttaGCAGGACAGGAGCAGGGC harbors:
- the HEMK1 gene encoding MTRF1L release factor glutamine methyltransferase isoform X5 — protein: MPVQYILGEWDFQGLSLRMVPPVFIPRPETEELVEWVLEEVAQRSHAVGSPGSPLILEVGCGSGAISLSLLSQLPQSRVIAVDKGEAAISLTHENAQRLRLQDRIWIIHLDMTSERSWTHLPWGPVDLIVSNPPYVFHQDMEQLAPEIRSYEDPAALDGGEEGMDIITHILALAPRLLKDSGSIFLEVDPRHPELVSSWLQSRPDLYLNLVAVRRDFCGRPRFLHIRRSGP
- the HEMK1 gene encoding MTRF1L release factor glutamine methyltransferase isoform X4; protein product: MEPNPCCDFKEDRQFQSLRPALWTQPLTSQQLQCIQELSSRRLQRMPVQYILGEWDFQGLSLRMVPPVFIPRPETEELVEWVLEEVAQRSHAVGSPGSPLILEVGCGSGAISLSLLSQLPQSRVIAVDKGEAAISLTHENAQRLRLQDRIWIIHLDMTSERSWTHLPWGPVDLIVSNPPYVFHQDMEQLAPEIRSYEDPAALDGGEEGMDIITHILALAPRLLKDSGSIFLEVDPRHPELVSSWLQSRPDLYLNLVAVRRDFCGRPRFLHIRRSGP
- the HEMK1 gene encoding MTRF1L release factor glutamine methyltransferase isoform X2, giving the protein MGGGDRNGVFRLQPPGDLAGTILHSADGETGLERGDLIWVVNNAFQSLRPALWTQPLTSQQLQCIQELSSRRLQRMPVQYILGEWDFQGLSLRMVPPVFIPRPETEELVEWVLEEVAQRSHAVGSPGSPLILEVGCGSGAISLSLLSQLPQSRVIAVDKGEAAISLTHENAQRLRLQDRIWIIHLDMTSERSWTHLPWGPVDLIVSNPPYVFHQDMEQLAPEIRSYEDPAALDGGEEGMDIITHILALAPRLLKDSGSIFLEVDPRHPELVSSWLQSRPDLYLNLVAVRRDFCGRPRFLHIRRSGP